Proteins encoded in a region of the Solanum dulcamara chromosome 9, daSolDulc1.2, whole genome shotgun sequence genome:
- the LOC129902725 gene encoding cytochrome P450 81C13-like, which translates to MENMNSKYYYLPILLFFVIFLWKYLLHPRKHLPPSPMSLPIIGHLYLIKNSFHQTLTSLSTKYGPVLYLRLGCRNLLVVSSPSAVEECFTKNDILFANRPQTMTGDKFSFNYKAVVWASYGYLWRALRRLMVIEIFSSNSLQKSSALRSEEVIILIRGLFKASCHKNGRSGAKINLSNWVFTFAFNVMMRIGTGKCCVSKEDIGTEKGKKIIEEIRGFFFAMLVVLNVCDFLPVLKWFGYKGIEKRMVSVHKKRNEFLNSLFDDFRQKKESIRVSESSTDRNWEKKGTLVETLLSLQESEPEFYTDDLIKSVILMLFNAGTETTSMTIQWAMHLVLAHPEAFHKLKAEIDSKVGNERLLNESDLTKLPYLQCVINETLRLYPPVPLLLPHYSLEDCTIGGYNVPKHTILMVNAWAIHRDPELWDEPEKFKPERFEGMEGEKEGFHYKFVPFGMGRRACPGAAMGLRTVSLVLGSLIQWFDWENVEVEENLDACYNSRITLNKDKPLEAICIPRQNCIRFLDQL; encoded by the exons ATGGAGAATATGAACTCTAAGTACTACTACTTACCTATCTTGCTATTTTTTGTTATCTTTTTATGGAAATACTTGCTTCATCCCAGAAAACATTTACCACCTAGTCCTATGTCTCTTCCAATAATCGGCCATCTTTACCTTATCAAAAATTCATTTCACCAGACATTGACCTCATTATCAACTAAATATGGACCGGTTCTGTATCTCCGGTTAGGCTGTCGAAATTTGCTTGTTGTGTCTTCTCCATCCGCCGTGGAGGAATGCTTCACGAAAAACGATATCTTATTTGCAAACCGTCCTCAGACTATGACTGGAGataagttttccttcaactatAAGGCCGTTGTTTGGGCTTCCTACGGCTATCTCTGGAGGGCGCTCCGCCGTCTAATGGTAATTGAAATCTTTTCTTCTAATAGCCTTCAAAAGTCTTCTGCATTGAGGAGTGAAGAAGTTATAATTCTTATTCGCGGTTTGTTTAAAGCTAGTTGTCATAAGAATGGTCGTAGTGGTGCTAAGATTAACTTGAGTAATTGGGTTTTTACTTTTGCGTTCAATGTTATGATGAGAATTGGTACGGGGAAATGTTGCGTAAGTAAGGAAGACATAGGAACAGAGAAAGGTAAAAAAATCATTGAAGAGATAAGGGGATTTTTCTTCGCGATGTTGGTGGTTTTGAACGTGTGTGATTTCTTGCCAGTATTGAAATGGTTTGGGTACAAAGGAATTGAGAAGAGGATGGTCTCAGTTCACAAGAAGAGAAATGAATTCTTGAATAGTTTATTTGATGACTTTCGACAGAAGAAAGAAAGTATTCGTGTTTCAGAGTCAAGTACTGATAGAAACTGGGAAAAGAAGGGCACACTGGTTGAAACTCTCTTGTCTCTGCAAGAATCAGAACCTGAATTCTACACAGATGATCTCATTAAAAGTGTTATACTG ATGTTGTTTAATGCCGGAACAGAGACCACATCGATGACCATTCAATGGGCGATGCACCTTGTTTTAGCTCACCCTGAGGCATTTCATAAGTTGAAGGCTGAGATTGACAGCAAAGTGGGGAACGAGCGTTTACTAAATGAATCTGATCTCACAAAGCTTCCTTATTTGCAGTGTGTTATCAATGAGACACTGAGATTATATCCTCCTGTACCACTTCTGTTGCCTCACTACTCATTAGAAGATTGTACTATTGGTGGCTACAATGTACCAAAACATACGATCCTAATGGTTAACGCTTGGGCCATCCATAGGGACCCCGAATTATGGGACGAGCCTGAAAAGTTTAAGCCAGAGAGATTTGAGGGAATGGAAGGGGAAAAAGAAGGATTCCATTATAAATTTGTGCCATTTGGAATGGGGAGAAGAGCATGCCCTGGAGCTGCAATGGGCTTACGTACTGTTTCGTTGGTTTTGGGTTCTTTGATTCAGTGGTTTGATTGGGAAAATGTGGAAGTTGAGGAAAACTTAGACGCGTGCTATAATTCTAGAATCACTTTGAACAAGGATAAGCCTTTGGAGGCCATATGCATTCCGCGCCAGAATTGTATCCGATTCCTTGACCAgctctga